In the Paralichthys olivaceus isolate ysfri-2021 chromosome 17, ASM2471397v2, whole genome shotgun sequence genome, one interval contains:
- the pdha1b gene encoding pyruvate dehydrogenase E1 subunit alpha 1b isoform X6: MKTMLTIISNALCRITGRNVGARVVVSRSFADLTTQATFDIKKCDLHRLEEGPPVTAELTREQGLQYYRTMQTVRRMELKADQLYKQKIIRGFCHLYDGQEACAAGIEAAIHPSDHLITAYRAHGYTYTRGVSVKEILAELTGRKGGVAKGKGGSMHMYAPHFYGGNGIVGAQVPLGAGIALACQYRGNNQVCVTLYGDGAANQGQIFETFNMASLWKLPCIFICENNKYGMGTSVERAAASTDYYKRGDFIPGIRVDGMDVLCVREATKFAADHCRSGKGPIIMELQTYRYHGHSMSDPGVSYRTRDEIQEVRSKSDPISMLKERMLTNNMASAEEFKEIDIEIRKMVEDAAQFATSDPEPPLEELCNHIFYNSPPLEVRGTHPWSKLKSIS, translated from the exons ATGAAAACCATGTTGACCATCATCTCCAACGCTCTTTGTCGGATCACTGGCAGGAATGTG GGTGCCAGAGTTGTGGTGTCACGCTCCTTCGCTGACTTGACCACTCAGGCGACCTTTGACATCAAG AAATGCGACCTGCACCGTCTGGAGGAGGGTCCCCCGGTGACGGCGGAGCTCACTCGGGAGCAGGGTCTGCAGTATTACCGCACCATGCAGACTGTGAGACGCATGGAGCTCAAAGCCGACCAGTTGTACAAGCAGAAGATCATCAGGGGCTTCTGTCACCTGTACGATGGACAG GAAGCGTGTGCCGCAGGCATCGAGGCAGCCATCCACCCCTCTGATCATCTGATCACAGCGTACCGCGCACACGGATACACGTACACCCGCGGCGTGTCCGTCAAGGAGATCCTGGCAGAGCTCACAG GTCGTAAAGGAGGCGTGGCCAAAGGCAAAGGAGGGTCAATGCACATGTACGCTCCACATTTCTACGGAGGCAACGGCATCGTGGGAGCGCAG GTTCCTCTGGGAGCAGGAATCGCTCTGGCCTGTCAGTACCGAGGCAACAATCAGGTCTGTGTCACGCTCTATGGAGATGGAGCAGCCAATCAG GGGCAGATCTTCGAGACGTTCAACATGGCCTCCTTATGGAAGCTGCCGTGTATTTTCATCTGCGAGAACAACAAGTACGGCATGGGCACGTCGGTGGAGAGAGCTGCAGCCAGCACCGACTACTACAAGAGAGGAGACTTCATACCAGGAATCAGA GTGGATGGGATGGATGTCCTGTGTGTCAGAGAGGCCACCAAGTTCGCTGCAGATCACTGCAGGTCAGGAAAG GGTCCCATTATCATGGAGCTGCAGACCTACCGCTACCATGGGCACAGCATGAGTGACCCCGGGGTCAG CTACCGCACTCGTGACGAGATCCAGGAGGTTCGCAGTAAGAGCGACCCCATCTCCATGTTGAAAGAGCGCATGCTCACCAACAACATGGCGTCTGCCGAGGAGTTCAAG GAAATTGACATTGAGATCAGAAAGATGGTGGAGGACGCAGCTCAGTTCGCCACGTCAGACCCAGAGCCGCCGCTGGAGGAGCTCTGCAACCACATCTTCTACAACAGCCCACCACTGGAGGTCCGCGGGACCCACCCCTGGTCCAAACTCAAGTCCATCAGCTAG
- the pdha1b gene encoding pyruvate dehydrogenase E1 subunit alpha 1b isoform X5, translated as MKTMLTIISNALCRITGRNVGAQTVSEGARVVVSRSFADLTTQATFDIKKCDLHRLEEGPPVTAELTREQGLQYYRTMQTVRRMELKADQLYKQKIIRGFCHLYDGQEACAAGIEAAIHPSDHLITAYRAHGYTYTRGVSVKEILAELTGRKGGVAKGKGGSMHMYAPHFYGGNGIVGAQVPLGAGIALACQYRGNNQVCVTLYGDGAANQGQIFETFNMASLWKLPCIFICENNKYGMGTSVERAAASTDYYKRGDFIPGIRVDGMDVLCVREATKFAADHCRSGKGPIIMELQTYRYHGHSMSDPGVSYRTRDEIQEVRSKSDPISMLKERMLTNNMASAEEFKEIDIEIRKMVEDAAQFATSDPEPPLEELCNHIFYNSPPLEVRGTHPWSKLKSIS; from the exons ATGAAAACCATGTTGACCATCATCTCCAACGCTCTTTGTCGGATCACTGGCAGGAATGTG GGAGCCCAAACAGTGTCGGAG GGTGCCAGAGTTGTGGTGTCACGCTCCTTCGCTGACTTGACCACTCAGGCGACCTTTGACATCAAG AAATGCGACCTGCACCGTCTGGAGGAGGGTCCCCCGGTGACGGCGGAGCTCACTCGGGAGCAGGGTCTGCAGTATTACCGCACCATGCAGACTGTGAGACGCATGGAGCTCAAAGCCGACCAGTTGTACAAGCAGAAGATCATCAGGGGCTTCTGTCACCTGTACGATGGACAG GAAGCGTGTGCCGCAGGCATCGAGGCAGCCATCCACCCCTCTGATCATCTGATCACAGCGTACCGCGCACACGGATACACGTACACCCGCGGCGTGTCCGTCAAGGAGATCCTGGCAGAGCTCACAG GTCGTAAAGGAGGCGTGGCCAAAGGCAAAGGAGGGTCAATGCACATGTACGCTCCACATTTCTACGGAGGCAACGGCATCGTGGGAGCGCAG GTTCCTCTGGGAGCAGGAATCGCTCTGGCCTGTCAGTACCGAGGCAACAATCAGGTCTGTGTCACGCTCTATGGAGATGGAGCAGCCAATCAG GGGCAGATCTTCGAGACGTTCAACATGGCCTCCTTATGGAAGCTGCCGTGTATTTTCATCTGCGAGAACAACAAGTACGGCATGGGCACGTCGGTGGAGAGAGCTGCAGCCAGCACCGACTACTACAAGAGAGGAGACTTCATACCAGGAATCAGA GTGGATGGGATGGATGTCCTGTGTGTCAGAGAGGCCACCAAGTTCGCTGCAGATCACTGCAGGTCAGGAAAG GGTCCCATTATCATGGAGCTGCAGACCTACCGCTACCATGGGCACAGCATGAGTGACCCCGGGGTCAG CTACCGCACTCGTGACGAGATCCAGGAGGTTCGCAGTAAGAGCGACCCCATCTCCATGTTGAAAGAGCGCATGCTCACCAACAACATGGCGTCTGCCGAGGAGTTCAAG GAAATTGACATTGAGATCAGAAAGATGGTGGAGGACGCAGCTCAGTTCGCCACGTCAGACCCAGAGCCGCCGCTGGAGGAGCTCTGCAACCACATCTTCTACAACAGCCCACCACTGGAGGTCCGCGGGACCCACCCCTGGTCCAAACTCAAGTCCATCAGCTAG
- the pdha1b gene encoding pyruvate dehydrogenase E1 subunit alpha 1b isoform X1, which produces MKTMLTIISNALCRITGRNVGAQTVSELLVDLSEYVSLTSPSTPDLAKTQRQPPKPPPVSTRAPVEQLVSPQSDPLDAPGARVVVSRSFADLTTQATFDIKKCDLHRLEEGPPVTAELTREQGLQYYRTMQTVRRMELKADQLYKQKIIRGFCHLYDGQEACAAGIEAAIHPSDHLITAYRAHGYTYTRGVSVKEILAELTGRKGGVAKGKGGSMHMYAPHFYGGNGIVGAQVPLGAGIALACQYRGNNQVCVTLYGDGAANQGQIFETFNMASLWKLPCIFICENNKYGMGTSVERAAASTDYYKRGDFIPGIRVDGMDVLCVREATKFAADHCRSGKGPIIMELQTYRYHGHSMSDPGVSYRTRDEIQEVRSKSDPISMLKERMLTNNMASAEEFKEIDIEIRKMVEDAAQFATSDPEPPLEELCNHIFYNSPPLEVRGTHPWSKLKSIS; this is translated from the exons ATGAAAACCATGTTGACCATCATCTCCAACGCTCTTTGTCGGATCACTGGCAGGAATGTG GGAGCCCAAACAGTGTCGGAG TTGCTGGTTGACCTGTCAGAGTACGTCAGTCTAACCTCGCCGTCGACACCCGACTTGGCAAAGACCCAGCGGCAACCACCCAAACCACCACCAGTCAGTACTAGAGCGCCTGTCGAACAGTTAGTTAGCCCCCAGAGCGACCCGCTAGATGCACCA GGTGCCAGAGTTGTGGTGTCACGCTCCTTCGCTGACTTGACCACTCAGGCGACCTTTGACATCAAG AAATGCGACCTGCACCGTCTGGAGGAGGGTCCCCCGGTGACGGCGGAGCTCACTCGGGAGCAGGGTCTGCAGTATTACCGCACCATGCAGACTGTGAGACGCATGGAGCTCAAAGCCGACCAGTTGTACAAGCAGAAGATCATCAGGGGCTTCTGTCACCTGTACGATGGACAG GAAGCGTGTGCCGCAGGCATCGAGGCAGCCATCCACCCCTCTGATCATCTGATCACAGCGTACCGCGCACACGGATACACGTACACCCGCGGCGTGTCCGTCAAGGAGATCCTGGCAGAGCTCACAG GTCGTAAAGGAGGCGTGGCCAAAGGCAAAGGAGGGTCAATGCACATGTACGCTCCACATTTCTACGGAGGCAACGGCATCGTGGGAGCGCAG GTTCCTCTGGGAGCAGGAATCGCTCTGGCCTGTCAGTACCGAGGCAACAATCAGGTCTGTGTCACGCTCTATGGAGATGGAGCAGCCAATCAG GGGCAGATCTTCGAGACGTTCAACATGGCCTCCTTATGGAAGCTGCCGTGTATTTTCATCTGCGAGAACAACAAGTACGGCATGGGCACGTCGGTGGAGAGAGCTGCAGCCAGCACCGACTACTACAAGAGAGGAGACTTCATACCAGGAATCAGA GTGGATGGGATGGATGTCCTGTGTGTCAGAGAGGCCACCAAGTTCGCTGCAGATCACTGCAGGTCAGGAAAG GGTCCCATTATCATGGAGCTGCAGACCTACCGCTACCATGGGCACAGCATGAGTGACCCCGGGGTCAG CTACCGCACTCGTGACGAGATCCAGGAGGTTCGCAGTAAGAGCGACCCCATCTCCATGTTGAAAGAGCGCATGCTCACCAACAACATGGCGTCTGCCGAGGAGTTCAAG GAAATTGACATTGAGATCAGAAAGATGGTGGAGGACGCAGCTCAGTTCGCCACGTCAGACCCAGAGCCGCCGCTGGAGGAGCTCTGCAACCACATCTTCTACAACAGCCCACCACTGGAGGTCCGCGGGACCCACCCCTGGTCCAAACTCAAGTCCATCAGCTAG
- the pdha1b gene encoding pyruvate dehydrogenase E1 subunit alpha 1b isoform X3, whose amino-acid sequence MKTMLTIISNALCRITGRNVGAQTVSELLVDLSEYVSLTSPSTPDLAKTQRQPPKPPPGARVVVSRSFADLTTQATFDIKKCDLHRLEEGPPVTAELTREQGLQYYRTMQTVRRMELKADQLYKQKIIRGFCHLYDGQEACAAGIEAAIHPSDHLITAYRAHGYTYTRGVSVKEILAELTGRKGGVAKGKGGSMHMYAPHFYGGNGIVGAQVPLGAGIALACQYRGNNQVCVTLYGDGAANQGQIFETFNMASLWKLPCIFICENNKYGMGTSVERAAASTDYYKRGDFIPGIRVDGMDVLCVREATKFAADHCRSGKGPIIMELQTYRYHGHSMSDPGVSYRTRDEIQEVRSKSDPISMLKERMLTNNMASAEEFKEIDIEIRKMVEDAAQFATSDPEPPLEELCNHIFYNSPPLEVRGTHPWSKLKSIS is encoded by the exons ATGAAAACCATGTTGACCATCATCTCCAACGCTCTTTGTCGGATCACTGGCAGGAATGTG GGAGCCCAAACAGTGTCGGAG TTGCTGGTTGACCTGTCAGAGTACGTCAGTCTAACCTCGCCGTCGACACCCGACTTGGCAAAGACCCAGCGGCAACCACCCAAACCACCACCA GGTGCCAGAGTTGTGGTGTCACGCTCCTTCGCTGACTTGACCACTCAGGCGACCTTTGACATCAAG AAATGCGACCTGCACCGTCTGGAGGAGGGTCCCCCGGTGACGGCGGAGCTCACTCGGGAGCAGGGTCTGCAGTATTACCGCACCATGCAGACTGTGAGACGCATGGAGCTCAAAGCCGACCAGTTGTACAAGCAGAAGATCATCAGGGGCTTCTGTCACCTGTACGATGGACAG GAAGCGTGTGCCGCAGGCATCGAGGCAGCCATCCACCCCTCTGATCATCTGATCACAGCGTACCGCGCACACGGATACACGTACACCCGCGGCGTGTCCGTCAAGGAGATCCTGGCAGAGCTCACAG GTCGTAAAGGAGGCGTGGCCAAAGGCAAAGGAGGGTCAATGCACATGTACGCTCCACATTTCTACGGAGGCAACGGCATCGTGGGAGCGCAG GTTCCTCTGGGAGCAGGAATCGCTCTGGCCTGTCAGTACCGAGGCAACAATCAGGTCTGTGTCACGCTCTATGGAGATGGAGCAGCCAATCAG GGGCAGATCTTCGAGACGTTCAACATGGCCTCCTTATGGAAGCTGCCGTGTATTTTCATCTGCGAGAACAACAAGTACGGCATGGGCACGTCGGTGGAGAGAGCTGCAGCCAGCACCGACTACTACAAGAGAGGAGACTTCATACCAGGAATCAGA GTGGATGGGATGGATGTCCTGTGTGTCAGAGAGGCCACCAAGTTCGCTGCAGATCACTGCAGGTCAGGAAAG GGTCCCATTATCATGGAGCTGCAGACCTACCGCTACCATGGGCACAGCATGAGTGACCCCGGGGTCAG CTACCGCACTCGTGACGAGATCCAGGAGGTTCGCAGTAAGAGCGACCCCATCTCCATGTTGAAAGAGCGCATGCTCACCAACAACATGGCGTCTGCCGAGGAGTTCAAG GAAATTGACATTGAGATCAGAAAGATGGTGGAGGACGCAGCTCAGTTCGCCACGTCAGACCCAGAGCCGCCGCTGGAGGAGCTCTGCAACCACATCTTCTACAACAGCCCACCACTGGAGGTCCGCGGGACCCACCCCTGGTCCAAACTCAAGTCCATCAGCTAG
- the pdha1b gene encoding pyruvate dehydrogenase E1 subunit alpha 1b isoform X7, whose product MQTVRRMELKADQLYKQKIIRGFCHLYDGQEACAAGIEAAIHPSDHLITAYRAHGYTYTRGVSVKEILAELTGRKGGVAKGKGGSMHMYAPHFYGGNGIVGAQVPLGAGIALACQYRGNNQVCVTLYGDGAANQGQIFETFNMASLWKLPCIFICENNKYGMGTSVERAAASTDYYKRGDFIPGIRVDGMDVLCVREATKFAADHCRSGKGPIIMELQTYRYHGHSMSDPGVSYRTRDEIQEVRSKSDPISMLKERMLTNNMASAEEFKEIDIEIRKMVEDAAQFATSDPEPPLEELCNHIFYNSPPLEVRGTHPWSKLKSIS is encoded by the exons ATGCAGACTGTGAGACGCATGGAGCTCAAAGCCGACCAGTTGTACAAGCAGAAGATCATCAGGGGCTTCTGTCACCTGTACGATGGACAG GAAGCGTGTGCCGCAGGCATCGAGGCAGCCATCCACCCCTCTGATCATCTGATCACAGCGTACCGCGCACACGGATACACGTACACCCGCGGCGTGTCCGTCAAGGAGATCCTGGCAGAGCTCACAG GTCGTAAAGGAGGCGTGGCCAAAGGCAAAGGAGGGTCAATGCACATGTACGCTCCACATTTCTACGGAGGCAACGGCATCGTGGGAGCGCAG GTTCCTCTGGGAGCAGGAATCGCTCTGGCCTGTCAGTACCGAGGCAACAATCAGGTCTGTGTCACGCTCTATGGAGATGGAGCAGCCAATCAG GGGCAGATCTTCGAGACGTTCAACATGGCCTCCTTATGGAAGCTGCCGTGTATTTTCATCTGCGAGAACAACAAGTACGGCATGGGCACGTCGGTGGAGAGAGCTGCAGCCAGCACCGACTACTACAAGAGAGGAGACTTCATACCAGGAATCAGA GTGGATGGGATGGATGTCCTGTGTGTCAGAGAGGCCACCAAGTTCGCTGCAGATCACTGCAGGTCAGGAAAG GGTCCCATTATCATGGAGCTGCAGACCTACCGCTACCATGGGCACAGCATGAGTGACCCCGGGGTCAG CTACCGCACTCGTGACGAGATCCAGGAGGTTCGCAGTAAGAGCGACCCCATCTCCATGTTGAAAGAGCGCATGCTCACCAACAACATGGCGTCTGCCGAGGAGTTCAAG GAAATTGACATTGAGATCAGAAAGATGGTGGAGGACGCAGCTCAGTTCGCCACGTCAGACCCAGAGCCGCCGCTGGAGGAGCTCTGCAACCACATCTTCTACAACAGCCCACCACTGGAGGTCCGCGGGACCCACCCCTGGTCCAAACTCAAGTCCATCAGCTAG
- the pdha1b gene encoding pyruvate dehydrogenase E1 subunit alpha 1b isoform X4: MKTMLTIISNALCRITGRNVLLVDLSEYVSLTSPSTPDLAKTQRQPPKPPPGARVVVSRSFADLTTQATFDIKKCDLHRLEEGPPVTAELTREQGLQYYRTMQTVRRMELKADQLYKQKIIRGFCHLYDGQEACAAGIEAAIHPSDHLITAYRAHGYTYTRGVSVKEILAELTGRKGGVAKGKGGSMHMYAPHFYGGNGIVGAQVPLGAGIALACQYRGNNQVCVTLYGDGAANQGQIFETFNMASLWKLPCIFICENNKYGMGTSVERAAASTDYYKRGDFIPGIRVDGMDVLCVREATKFAADHCRSGKGPIIMELQTYRYHGHSMSDPGVSYRTRDEIQEVRSKSDPISMLKERMLTNNMASAEEFKEIDIEIRKMVEDAAQFATSDPEPPLEELCNHIFYNSPPLEVRGTHPWSKLKSIS, translated from the exons ATGAAAACCATGTTGACCATCATCTCCAACGCTCTTTGTCGGATCACTGGCAGGAATGTG TTGCTGGTTGACCTGTCAGAGTACGTCAGTCTAACCTCGCCGTCGACACCCGACTTGGCAAAGACCCAGCGGCAACCACCCAAACCACCACCA GGTGCCAGAGTTGTGGTGTCACGCTCCTTCGCTGACTTGACCACTCAGGCGACCTTTGACATCAAG AAATGCGACCTGCACCGTCTGGAGGAGGGTCCCCCGGTGACGGCGGAGCTCACTCGGGAGCAGGGTCTGCAGTATTACCGCACCATGCAGACTGTGAGACGCATGGAGCTCAAAGCCGACCAGTTGTACAAGCAGAAGATCATCAGGGGCTTCTGTCACCTGTACGATGGACAG GAAGCGTGTGCCGCAGGCATCGAGGCAGCCATCCACCCCTCTGATCATCTGATCACAGCGTACCGCGCACACGGATACACGTACACCCGCGGCGTGTCCGTCAAGGAGATCCTGGCAGAGCTCACAG GTCGTAAAGGAGGCGTGGCCAAAGGCAAAGGAGGGTCAATGCACATGTACGCTCCACATTTCTACGGAGGCAACGGCATCGTGGGAGCGCAG GTTCCTCTGGGAGCAGGAATCGCTCTGGCCTGTCAGTACCGAGGCAACAATCAGGTCTGTGTCACGCTCTATGGAGATGGAGCAGCCAATCAG GGGCAGATCTTCGAGACGTTCAACATGGCCTCCTTATGGAAGCTGCCGTGTATTTTCATCTGCGAGAACAACAAGTACGGCATGGGCACGTCGGTGGAGAGAGCTGCAGCCAGCACCGACTACTACAAGAGAGGAGACTTCATACCAGGAATCAGA GTGGATGGGATGGATGTCCTGTGTGTCAGAGAGGCCACCAAGTTCGCTGCAGATCACTGCAGGTCAGGAAAG GGTCCCATTATCATGGAGCTGCAGACCTACCGCTACCATGGGCACAGCATGAGTGACCCCGGGGTCAG CTACCGCACTCGTGACGAGATCCAGGAGGTTCGCAGTAAGAGCGACCCCATCTCCATGTTGAAAGAGCGCATGCTCACCAACAACATGGCGTCTGCCGAGGAGTTCAAG GAAATTGACATTGAGATCAGAAAGATGGTGGAGGACGCAGCTCAGTTCGCCACGTCAGACCCAGAGCCGCCGCTGGAGGAGCTCTGCAACCACATCTTCTACAACAGCCCACCACTGGAGGTCCGCGGGACCCACCCCTGGTCCAAACTCAAGTCCATCAGCTAG
- the pdha1b gene encoding pyruvate dehydrogenase E1 subunit alpha 1b isoform X2: protein MKTMLTIISNALCRITGRNVLLVDLSEYVSLTSPSTPDLAKTQRQPPKPPPVSTRAPVEQLVSPQSDPLDAPGARVVVSRSFADLTTQATFDIKKCDLHRLEEGPPVTAELTREQGLQYYRTMQTVRRMELKADQLYKQKIIRGFCHLYDGQEACAAGIEAAIHPSDHLITAYRAHGYTYTRGVSVKEILAELTGRKGGVAKGKGGSMHMYAPHFYGGNGIVGAQVPLGAGIALACQYRGNNQVCVTLYGDGAANQGQIFETFNMASLWKLPCIFICENNKYGMGTSVERAAASTDYYKRGDFIPGIRVDGMDVLCVREATKFAADHCRSGKGPIIMELQTYRYHGHSMSDPGVSYRTRDEIQEVRSKSDPISMLKERMLTNNMASAEEFKEIDIEIRKMVEDAAQFATSDPEPPLEELCNHIFYNSPPLEVRGTHPWSKLKSIS from the exons ATGAAAACCATGTTGACCATCATCTCCAACGCTCTTTGTCGGATCACTGGCAGGAATGTG TTGCTGGTTGACCTGTCAGAGTACGTCAGTCTAACCTCGCCGTCGACACCCGACTTGGCAAAGACCCAGCGGCAACCACCCAAACCACCACCAGTCAGTACTAGAGCGCCTGTCGAACAGTTAGTTAGCCCCCAGAGCGACCCGCTAGATGCACCA GGTGCCAGAGTTGTGGTGTCACGCTCCTTCGCTGACTTGACCACTCAGGCGACCTTTGACATCAAG AAATGCGACCTGCACCGTCTGGAGGAGGGTCCCCCGGTGACGGCGGAGCTCACTCGGGAGCAGGGTCTGCAGTATTACCGCACCATGCAGACTGTGAGACGCATGGAGCTCAAAGCCGACCAGTTGTACAAGCAGAAGATCATCAGGGGCTTCTGTCACCTGTACGATGGACAG GAAGCGTGTGCCGCAGGCATCGAGGCAGCCATCCACCCCTCTGATCATCTGATCACAGCGTACCGCGCACACGGATACACGTACACCCGCGGCGTGTCCGTCAAGGAGATCCTGGCAGAGCTCACAG GTCGTAAAGGAGGCGTGGCCAAAGGCAAAGGAGGGTCAATGCACATGTACGCTCCACATTTCTACGGAGGCAACGGCATCGTGGGAGCGCAG GTTCCTCTGGGAGCAGGAATCGCTCTGGCCTGTCAGTACCGAGGCAACAATCAGGTCTGTGTCACGCTCTATGGAGATGGAGCAGCCAATCAG GGGCAGATCTTCGAGACGTTCAACATGGCCTCCTTATGGAAGCTGCCGTGTATTTTCATCTGCGAGAACAACAAGTACGGCATGGGCACGTCGGTGGAGAGAGCTGCAGCCAGCACCGACTACTACAAGAGAGGAGACTTCATACCAGGAATCAGA GTGGATGGGATGGATGTCCTGTGTGTCAGAGAGGCCACCAAGTTCGCTGCAGATCACTGCAGGTCAGGAAAG GGTCCCATTATCATGGAGCTGCAGACCTACCGCTACCATGGGCACAGCATGAGTGACCCCGGGGTCAG CTACCGCACTCGTGACGAGATCCAGGAGGTTCGCAGTAAGAGCGACCCCATCTCCATGTTGAAAGAGCGCATGCTCACCAACAACATGGCGTCTGCCGAGGAGTTCAAG GAAATTGACATTGAGATCAGAAAGATGGTGGAGGACGCAGCTCAGTTCGCCACGTCAGACCCAGAGCCGCCGCTGGAGGAGCTCTGCAACCACATCTTCTACAACAGCCCACCACTGGAGGTCCGCGGGACCCACCCCTGGTCCAAACTCAAGTCCATCAGCTAG
- the LOC109642376 gene encoding girdin-like: MERVNSSTDATQEQQSTSSKILEDLCQNLLNLKAENRELANENAFMRELKSENLARLELVNENTALKKQIHTNNLTWKTERNKMMKEIESLTAHLRKCNWDLTTLNQQLISAKAREKELKKELREMRLQVKEGEVDCPSEDLQQAEREKCQDLESYEEKRGISILLHWANSEKQKPMGTLEETSFIKQEELALKNAKQRIGEEKQKRNEMKKMERK; encoded by the exons ATGGAGAGAGTCAACAGCTCAACAGACGCGACACAAGAACAACAGAGCACCAGCAGCAAAATCCTGGAGGACCTCTGCCAAAACCTCCTGAATTTGAAGGCGGAGAACCGGGAGCTGGCAAATGAAAATGCCTTTATGAGGGAGCTGAAGTCTGAAAACCTCGCCCGGTTGGAGCTGGTGAATGAAAACACTGCCCTGAAGAAACAGATCCACACTAACAACCTCAcctggaaaacagagagaaacaagatgATGAAGGAGATCGAGTCTTTGACCGCACATCTGCGTAAGTGCAATTGGGACTTGACCACCTTGAATCAACAACTAATCTCTGCAAAGGCcagagagaaggagctgaagaagGAGCTCAGAGAGATGAGGCTCCAAGTAAAGGAGGGAGAGGTCGACTGCCCGAGTGAAGATCTCCaacaggctgagagagagaaatgtcaaGATCTAGAGAGCTATGAGGAAAAGCGAGGGATCAGCATCCTCCTACATTGGGCCAactcagagaaacagaaaccGATGGGAACGTTGGAGGAGACGTCGTTCATCAAGCAGGAG gagcTCGCCTTGAAGAATGCCAAGCAGAGGATAggggaggagaaacagaaaagaaatgagatgaagaagatggagagaaaataa